A single region of the Paraburkholderia sp. SOS3 genome encodes:
- the urtB gene encoding urea ABC transporter permease subunit UrtB — MINIRQIFLAIAVATMALAASVIAVTANAASSPDASVTAAAAAPAARAAALAAFCAQDGDKAAALSRIVERGVSADAGEQAWAMRIVDAMRNGALVCGDNGHATIAGSPALDAASGQPAAGSGSSADLPYVPGILMMRKLAVASAEISLFSHDEDKRATAARQVDKFFSLLDPAIVARASKQERNPDIAAVLTLALAKRGLNSDVKADRLAAIKAVAQVPSETARTALANLATQDAVRNDPDLRAAVQAAMHDIDTWLSVGKALSILFSGLSYAGVLLLTALGLSIVFGLMGVINLAHGEFIMIGAYATWLVERFMQAHLPALFDAYIFVAIPVAFVVCAVCGMLLEFCVIRFLYRRPLETLLATWAVSIALIKLVQVLFGSQNLEFVTPAFLNGGVQAAPGFFVTYNRLFAIGLALLIFVATFAVIRLTKLGLLMRATTQLRDMAKCLGVPAERVDRMAFGIGAGLAGLAGVVLTQIASVNPSMGTGFVVDSFMVVVLGGAGSLVGTAVSSLALGEINQFIEPFYGAVAAKVAVLLLIVLIIQKRPQGLFVLKTRV, encoded by the coding sequence GTGATCAACATCAGGCAAATCTTCCTCGCCATCGCGGTCGCCACGATGGCGCTTGCAGCGAGCGTCATCGCGGTTACCGCGAACGCTGCGTCGTCGCCGGACGCCTCGGTGACGGCAGCGGCAGCGGCACCGGCTGCGCGTGCGGCCGCGCTCGCCGCGTTCTGCGCGCAGGACGGCGACAAGGCCGCTGCACTGTCGCGAATCGTCGAACGCGGCGTGTCGGCCGATGCGGGCGAACAGGCGTGGGCCATGCGCATCGTCGATGCGATGCGCAACGGCGCGCTCGTGTGCGGCGACAACGGCCACGCGACGATAGCAGGCAGTCCGGCGCTCGATGCGGCAAGCGGCCAGCCGGCCGCGGGTTCGGGGTCGTCGGCCGATTTGCCATACGTGCCCGGCATTCTCATGATGCGCAAGCTGGCCGTCGCATCCGCGGAAATCAGCCTGTTTTCGCACGACGAAGATAAACGCGCGACGGCGGCTCGCCAGGTCGACAAGTTCTTCAGCCTGCTCGATCCGGCCATCGTTGCGCGCGCAAGCAAGCAGGAACGCAATCCCGATATCGCCGCCGTGCTGACGCTCGCGCTCGCCAAGCGCGGCCTCAACAGCGACGTCAAAGCCGACCGCCTTGCTGCGATCAAAGCGGTCGCGCAAGTGCCGAGCGAGACCGCCCGCACCGCGCTCGCGAACCTGGCCACGCAGGATGCCGTACGTAACGATCCCGATCTGCGCGCCGCGGTGCAAGCAGCGATGCACGATATCGATACCTGGCTATCGGTCGGTAAAGCGCTGTCGATACTCTTTAGCGGACTCAGCTATGCCGGCGTATTGCTGCTGACCGCGCTCGGACTGTCGATCGTGTTCGGCCTGATGGGCGTGATCAATCTGGCGCACGGCGAGTTCATCATGATCGGTGCGTACGCGACGTGGCTCGTCGAACGCTTCATGCAGGCGCATCTTCCCGCGCTATTCGACGCGTATATCTTCGTGGCGATTCCGGTCGCGTTCGTCGTGTGCGCGGTGTGCGGCATGCTGCTCGAGTTCTGCGTGATCCGTTTCCTGTATCGCCGCCCGCTCGAAACGCTGCTCGCGACCTGGGCGGTCAGCATCGCGCTGATCAAGCTCGTGCAGGTGCTGTTCGGCTCGCAGAACCTCGAATTCGTCACGCCGGCCTTTCTGAACGGCGGCGTGCAGGCCGCGCCCGGCTTCTTCGTCACCTATAACCGGCTCTTCGCAATCGGCCTCGCGCTGCTGATTTTTGTCGCCACGTTCGCGGTCATCCGGCTCACGAAGCTCGGCCTGCTGATGCGCGCGACCACGCAGTTGCGCGATATGGCGAAGTGCCTCGGCGTGCCCGCCGAACGCGTCGACCGCATGGCCTTCGGCATCGGCGCAGGCCTCGCTGGACTTGCCGGCGTCGTGCTCACGCAGATCGCCAGCGTCAATCCATCGATGGGCACGGGCTTCGTCGTCGATTCGTTCATGGTGGTCGTGCTCGGCGGCGCCGGAAGCCTGGTCGGCACTGCGGTGTCGTCGCTCGCGCTCGGCGAGATCAACCAGTTCATCGAGCCGTTCTATGGCGCGGTCGCCGCGAAGGTCGCGGTGCTGCTGCTGATCGTGCTGATCATCCAGAAGCGGCCGCAAGGTCTCTTTGTTCTGAAGACCCGCGTATGA
- a CDS encoding urea ABC transporter substrate-binding protein: MKRRTFLSAVGSGLVTAAGVTLPKAAFAAGGGEPIKLGLLFSQSGTMANNESLLKDTALMTIDQINAKGGVMGRKLQGVVVDPGSDWPMYAQLSKQLIQRDKCSALFGCWTSVSRKSVLPVVEAQDSLLFYPLHFEGEEQSKNVVYLNSPPSSSVLPAVDYLMSEQGGGAKRFYMIGSDYVWPRTINKMLKGYLKTKGIQESAWREHYVPFGQSNFQTIVREIKDFAAQPGGQAIVVMTVVGDSIPAMFKEAINQGIRATDIPILGLDVVDSDLEGLDTKPLVGHLSCWCYFQNVDTPLNRQFKSDWKNYVTAHNLKHRPDMVIDPMVSTYLGLNLWAKAATKAHSTSPDAVRKALAGETVADPAGYTAKMDETTQYLWRGDMIGSINANQGFDILWKSKDIVKPVPFSPYIGKA; this comes from the coding sequence ATGAAAAGACGTACCTTCCTGTCGGCAGTCGGTTCGGGGTTGGTGACCGCTGCTGGCGTCACGTTGCCCAAAGCCGCGTTTGCCGCGGGCGGCGGCGAGCCGATCAAGCTCGGACTGCTGTTTTCGCAGTCGGGAACGATGGCGAACAACGAGTCGCTGCTGAAGGACACGGCGCTGATGACCATCGATCAGATCAACGCAAAGGGCGGCGTAATGGGCCGCAAATTGCAAGGCGTGGTCGTCGATCCGGGCTCGGACTGGCCGATGTATGCGCAACTATCGAAGCAGCTGATCCAGCGCGACAAATGCTCGGCGCTGTTCGGCTGCTGGACGTCGGTATCGCGCAAGTCCGTGCTGCCGGTCGTCGAAGCGCAGGACAGCCTGCTGTTCTATCCGCTTCACTTCGAAGGCGAAGAGCAGTCGAAGAACGTCGTCTATCTGAATTCGCCGCCGAGCAGTTCGGTGCTGCCCGCGGTGGACTATCTGATGAGCGAGCAGGGCGGCGGCGCGAAGCGCTTCTATATGATCGGCAGCGACTACGTCTGGCCGCGCACGATCAACAAGATGCTCAAGGGCTATCTGAAGACGAAAGGCATTCAGGAATCTGCGTGGCGCGAACATTACGTGCCGTTTGGTCAGTCGAATTTCCAGACTATCGTGCGCGAGATCAAGGACTTCGCCGCGCAACCCGGTGGCCAGGCAATCGTCGTGATGACGGTGGTCGGCGATTCGATTCCGGCGATGTTCAAGGAAGCGATCAACCAGGGCATTCGCGCGACCGATATTCCGATCCTCGGTCTCGACGTCGTCGACAGCGACCTCGAAGGTCTCGACACGAAGCCGCTGGTCGGCCACCTGAGCTGCTGGTGTTACTTCCAGAACGTCGACACGCCCCTGAACCGCCAGTTCAAGAGCGACTGGAAGAACTATGTGACCGCGCACAACCTGAAGCACCGGCCGGACATGGTGATCGATCCGATGGTGTCGACCTATCTGGGCCTCAACCTGTGGGCGAAGGCCGCGACGAAAGCGCACTCGACGAGCCCGGATGCGGTGCGCAAGGCGCTGGCGGGCGAAACGGTCGCGGATCCGGCCGGCTACACGGCGAAGATGGACGAAACCACGCAATACCTGTGGCGCGGCGACATGATCGGTTCGATCAACGCGAATCAGGGCTTCGACATCTTGTGGAAGTCGAAGGACATCGTGAAGCCGGTGCCGTTCAGCCCGTATATCGGCAAGGCTTGA
- a CDS encoding transporter substrate-binding domain-containing protein, producing the protein MTPMTSNVPGSTSAPIRIGVLYSRSGVTSAAEITQLQATMLAAEEINQAGGVSGRPIELVCLDPQCAPRRYADLAEQLILEHRVKIIVGCYMSSTRKAVIPIVERHNALLFYATPYEGFEYSRNVIYTGAAPNQNTLPLAGFMLTQFGSRVSMIGSDYVCPYESNRVMSDLILERGGEKVEETYLALDAPWQSYLDAAQRIKQRAPDFIFSTVVGEGIPLLYRAFAHVGLDPYRMPIASHMTSEAEIAVMGSDLAEGHITSATYFQSIGTPANVAAVQRYQARFGSEQPTNMCWEAAYFQMHLLADAIRRVGSDDPTLLLRVLPGLEYDAPQGRVRIDEHNNHTYLHPLIGRVNARGQFDIIGRAPGRVKADPYVVSHTTPAWTAAAQPELTRSGAAR; encoded by the coding sequence ATGACACCCATGACAAGCAACGTGCCGGGCTCTACGTCGGCCCCCATCCGGATCGGTGTGCTGTACTCGCGCTCGGGCGTCACGTCCGCGGCCGAGATTACGCAGTTGCAAGCAACGATGCTCGCGGCCGAGGAGATCAACCAGGCGGGCGGCGTATCGGGCCGGCCGATCGAACTCGTCTGTCTCGACCCGCAATGCGCGCCGCGCCGTTACGCGGACCTCGCCGAGCAGCTGATTCTCGAACATCGTGTGAAGATCATCGTCGGCTGCTATATGTCGAGCACGCGCAAGGCCGTCATCCCGATCGTCGAGCGGCACAACGCGCTGCTTTTCTATGCAACGCCGTACGAAGGCTTCGAATACAGCCGCAATGTGATTTATACGGGCGCCGCGCCGAATCAGAACACACTGCCGCTAGCCGGCTTCATGCTTACGCAGTTCGGCTCGCGCGTCAGCATGATCGGTTCGGACTACGTTTGCCCCTATGAATCGAATCGCGTGATGAGCGATCTGATTCTCGAGCGCGGCGGCGAGAAAGTCGAGGAGACCTACCTCGCGCTCGATGCGCCGTGGCAAAGCTACCTCGACGCGGCGCAGCGCATCAAGCAGCGCGCACCCGATTTCATCTTTTCGACCGTGGTCGGCGAAGGCATTCCGCTTCTGTATCGCGCATTCGCGCATGTCGGACTCGATCCTTACCGGATGCCGATTGCGAGCCATATGACGAGCGAAGCCGAGATCGCCGTGATGGGCAGCGACCTGGCCGAAGGCCACATCACGTCGGCGACCTATTTTCAAAGCATCGGAACGCCGGCGAACGTCGCCGCGGTGCAGCGCTATCAGGCGCGCTTCGGCAGCGAGCAGCCGACCAACATGTGCTGGGAAGCAGCCTATTTCCAGATGCATCTGCTCGCCGATGCAATCCGCCGGGTCGGTTCGGACGATCCCACCTTGCTGCTTCGCGTGCTGCCCGGCCTTGAATACGATGCGCCGCAAGGACGCGTACGCATCGACGAGCACAACAACCATACGTACCTGCATCCGCTGATCGGCCGCGTCAATGCACGCGGTCAGTTCGACATCATCGGACGCGCACCGGGCCGCGTGAAAGCGGACCCGTATGTCGTGTCGCATACGACACCCGCGTGGACCGCTGCCGCGCAACCCGAGCTCACGCGCTCAGGAGCCGCCCGATGA
- a CDS encoding ANTAR domain-containing response regulator: protein MKPVTGTPAILRDLRSLKVAVIHPHDQDGEELLAQLQRIGCDVEVFWPRLDSLPPGTGLVVMAVRPETLATSFPWLGESSTPPVIPVVTYENPITIEAVLRLNAFATIPSPVRSFGLLTAIAVALTQFKASRMRERYIERLEQKQANLRVIQQAKRIVMDARKVSEDEAYQLLRSQAMLKREQIETIASAIVKAHETLSF from the coding sequence ATGAAACCGGTGACTGGCACTCCCGCGATACTTCGCGATCTGCGCTCGCTGAAAGTCGCGGTCATTCATCCGCACGATCAGGATGGCGAAGAACTGCTCGCGCAATTGCAGCGCATCGGCTGCGATGTCGAAGTGTTCTGGCCGCGCCTCGACAGCTTGCCGCCGGGTACCGGTCTCGTCGTGATGGCGGTGCGCCCCGAAACGCTTGCGACTTCGTTCCCATGGCTCGGCGAGAGCTCGACGCCGCCCGTGATACCCGTCGTCACATACGAGAACCCGATCACGATCGAAGCCGTGCTGCGGTTGAATGCGTTTGCAACGATTCCATCGCCGGTGCGCTCATTCGGGCTGCTTACCGCGATTGCCGTCGCACTGACTCAATTCAAGGCGTCCAGAATGCGCGAGCGCTACATCGAGCGGCTCGAACAGAAACAGGCGAATCTGCGTGTGATCCAGCAAGCCAAGCGCATCGTGATGGATGCGCGCAAAGTGTCGGAAGACGAGGCGTATCAACTGCTGCGCTCGCAGGCAATGCTTAAGCGCGAGCAGATCGAGACGATCGCGAGCGCGATCGTCAAGGCGCATGAAACGCTGAGTTTTTGA
- a CDS encoding FRG domain-containing protein has translation METMVISSWGAFVDLCLDLDGWAFRGQPDARWHLQSSLSRYLLAYVADRSEWQAREARAIRIFRRKAHNYLSNPELLNDDLRCLSLMQHHGAPTRLLDFTKSPFVAAFFALERTTTDAAIFALNTPALWRNSARPKAAPSLTRDELDPRVKGNLERYFLSNENEVIWFGEPSEMDGRLIAQSGTFVVPGVIDRPLHAILDDYESDAELLRKIILPPGLRSDAMRWLYRMNITNASLFPDLDGLAKSIAVELEMVWPSLTFGS, from the coding sequence ATGGAAACGATGGTCATCTCGAGCTGGGGCGCGTTCGTCGACCTGTGTTTGGATCTCGACGGCTGGGCTTTTCGCGGACAACCGGACGCACGCTGGCATCTGCAAAGTTCGTTGTCGCGCTATCTTCTTGCTTACGTCGCGGACCGCTCGGAATGGCAGGCGCGCGAAGCGCGCGCGATTCGCATTTTCCGGCGCAAGGCTCACAATTACCTGTCGAACCCCGAACTGCTCAACGACGATCTACGTTGCCTGAGCCTGATGCAACATCATGGCGCGCCGACGCGGCTGCTCGATTTCACGAAGTCGCCGTTCGTTGCCGCATTTTTCGCACTCGAGCGGACGACGACCGATGCCGCGATCTTTGCGTTGAACACGCCGGCGCTATGGCGTAATAGCGCACGCCCGAAGGCAGCGCCGTCATTGACGCGCGACGAACTCGATCCGCGCGTGAAAGGCAATCTGGAGCGGTATTTCCTTAGCAACGAAAACGAAGTGATCTGGTTCGGCGAGCCCTCCGAAATGGACGGCCGCCTGATTGCGCAATCGGGCACGTTCGTCGTGCCTGGCGTAATCGACCGGCCGCTGCATGCGATTCTCGACGACTACGAAAGCGACGCCGAACTGCTGCGCAAGATCATCCTGCCGCCTGGCCTGCGCAGCGATGCGATGCGCTGGCTATACCGGATGAACATCACGAACGCGTCGCTGTTTCCCGATCTCGATGGCCTCGCGAAGTCGATTGCGGTCGAACTCGAGATGGTGTGGCCGAGCCTGACGTTCGGGTCATAG
- a CDS encoding CmcJ/NvfI family oxidoreductase, whose amino-acid sequence MSDIVIDQPVMVEADLNYLVPDGQRPYRYMYDPPTGVPREGGIYRAHRVPIVNARVAAPPGGLSLDRNGFELHAHKSALDDFSDARMIESVYYPESIELIKRLTGARRGVIFDHTLRDADPATRPGNGHEPVKTIHNDQTFVSGPRRVRELAPADEADEWLEGRTAIINLWRPIVAPVESSPLAMCDARSIAPGDLIPTDLHRQDGTSGEVYTFAHNAQHRWYYFPRMTPGEVVLLKIFDSTEDGIARLTAHTAFEDPSSPADALPRKSIELRTLVLF is encoded by the coding sequence ATGAGCGACATCGTCATCGATCAACCTGTCATGGTCGAGGCCGACCTGAACTATCTGGTGCCTGACGGCCAGCGGCCCTATCGCTATATGTATGATCCGCCGACGGGCGTACCGCGCGAGGGCGGCATCTACCGCGCGCATCGCGTGCCGATTGTCAATGCGCGCGTCGCGGCGCCGCCGGGCGGCTTGTCGCTCGACCGCAACGGCTTCGAACTGCACGCGCATAAGAGCGCACTCGATGACTTCTCGGACGCGCGCATGATCGAATCGGTGTACTACCCCGAATCGATCGAGCTGATCAAGCGGCTGACCGGCGCACGGCGTGGCGTCATTTTCGACCATACGCTGCGCGATGCCGATCCGGCGACACGGCCAGGCAATGGCCACGAGCCGGTGAAGACGATCCACAACGATCAGACCTTCGTCTCGGGACCGCGCCGCGTCCGCGAACTCGCGCCCGCCGACGAAGCCGACGAATGGCTCGAAGGACGCACGGCGATCATCAACCTGTGGCGCCCGATCGTCGCACCGGTCGAGTCGTCGCCGCTCGCGATGTGCGATGCGCGCAGCATCGCGCCGGGCGACCTGATCCCAACCGATCTGCACCGCCAGGACGGCACGAGCGGCGAGGTTTACACGTTCGCTCATAACGCGCAGCACCGTTGGTACTATTTTCCGCGGATGACACCGGGCGAAGTCGTGCTGCTGAAAATCTTCGATTCGACCGAAGACGGAATCGCCCGATTGACCGCGCACACCGCGTTCGAAGATCCGTCCTCGCCGGCCGATGCGCTGCCGCGAAAAAGCATCGAATTGCGCACGCTGGTGCTGTTCTGA